GTCCGCGCAGAATGGCGCCTGGGACTGGCGGGTGAGCATCGCCGAAGTATCAAAGGCCGGCGCATTCTCGGCGTTTCCGGGCATGGAGCGCGTGCTCACCGTAATCGACGGCGAGCTCCTGCTGCTGACCGTGGACGGCGCCGAACATCCGCTGGAAAAGTACCGGCCGTTCCGGTTCTCCGGCGAGGCTGAGACAGCCAGCGCACTGCCCACGGGCGACATCCGCGACCTCAACGTCATCACTCGGAACGGCGCGTTCAAGGGCTACACATCCATCATCGAGCTCTCCAAGAAGCGCGCCCATCCGGTCTTCGAAGGCCAGCTCGGGATCCTGTTGCAGGGCCAGGCCACGGTCAGCCCGGGTACCGCGGGCGATTCAGCCGCTGCTGATTCAGCCGGGGCCGGCGACACCGGCGCCACCGATTCAGGCACGCCCGAAGCAGCCCCGGCCCCCGGTGAACCGGCGACGCTGGGCCGCTACGACGCCGTCGTCGGCTCCGATTCCCGGACGCCAGAGATCCTGGGCCGGGGCTTCCTTGCCGTTGTGTCGATCGACCGCGTTACGGGCTAGCGCCGCTGCCGGCCGGCACCGCGTTACCTGGTAGCGACGGCCCCGGACGGCTGCGGCAGTTTCTCCTGCTCCGGCCCCGCCGGAGTCAGCGCCGCGGCGATCACCACGGAACTGGCCGAAGCCCACGCCTGCGGACGGCAGCTGGCGGGAAACGGCACAGGCGTACGCATGGTGTCCGAACCGTGGCCGCCGAAGAGTTCCGGAAGCCGCCAGTCGTTGGCCTCGGCCACATTCAGCAACCCGGCAGCGAGCTGCGCCGCTTCACCCGGGAAGCCATCGGCCAGCATGCCGCTGATGATCAGGGCCGTGTCATGGCTCCAGACCGCGCCGGCGTGGTAGCGGGTGGGCCAGTAACCGCCGTTGGTGGTGGAGAGCGTCCGAACGCCATAGCCGGAGAACATGGTGGGGTCCATGACCCGGCGCACCACGATCTGCTGCTCCTCCTCGTTTAGGATGCCTGTGCCCAGCAGGTGCCCCATGTTGGAGGTCACGCCGTCCACGGGTTTCTTCTCCGCATCCAGGGCGAGCGCCGGATAAGGGCCCAGATCGTCCTCGCACCAGAACTGCGCGCGGAAGCGCTCGGCCATGCCTGCTGCGTAGTTCCGCCATTCCGCGGCTCCCGGGCGGCCGAAGGTGTCGAGTAGTTTGGCGCCCACGACGGCGGCCTCGTAGGCGTACGCCTGGACCTCGGCCAGGGCGATGGGCCCCTTTGCCAGCGATCCGTCATGCCAGCGGATGGCGTCGCCGGAGTCCTTCCAGCCCTGGTTCACCAGGCCCTGGCCGGAGGCGTCAAGGTATTCCAGGAAACCGTCCCCATCGAGGTCGCCGTGGTCCCTGAGCCATTCAAGGGCGTCCTGGAGGTTCGGCAGGAGTTCCTCCACCTCAGCATCCGGCATGCCGGCCTTCCAGGCATCGTGCAGGAGGCAGATCCACAGGGGTGTGGCGTCAATGGTGCCGTAGTACACCGGCGGCAGGCGCAGGGCCTGGCCGCTCTCGGCCATGGTCAGGACGGTCCGGCGCACCTCATGCAGTATTTTGCCGGGCTGGACGGCCGTGGTGTGATCCGTCTCCGTGCCCTGCCGGCCGGCCAGCGCCCGGAGCGTCCCGCCGGCAATGGCGGTGTTGACGGGCAGCAGCATCCGGGCTGCAATGATCGAGTCGCGCCCGAACATGGTGAAAAACCACGGCGCCCCTGCCGCCAGGAAGGTGTCGTTCGGATGCGAGTAATGGGCCAGCCGCAGGCTGTTGAGGTCGCTCACGGACCGTTCCAGGAGGCGGTGCAGCCGGGGATCGTCGGAGGCCGGAGCCGCGATGGGCTCGCCGTCCGCGGCGAGCATCGGCGAATCCGCATCCGTCAGGTCAACCGCCCAGGCCAGCTCCACCGGCACACCGGGAAGCACCTCCACCGACCATTCGATGGTGACCTTGCTGCCGTGGATGCTCACTGCCCCCTTGGACGCCGTCAGCGCCAGGGTGGTGTCCATGTCGCGCCAGGACCAGGTGGTTCCCGCCGGTTCCACCGACCCGCCATCCCGGAACCCCTGCTTGATGTCTTCCATAGTGGTGTTGTCCGCGCCAAGGCTCAACCGGACCGTCAGTGCCACTGGCTCCCGCATGGCCGATTCAAGGCGCAGCGTCTCTGCCACCCGACCCGAGCAGCCGGTGAGGCTCTCGGTGTCCTCACCGGGCCGGATCCGGCCGGAATCGGCTGTGCGCGTGCGCACCAGGGAAAGCAGCGGATCGGCCACCTCAGCCTCGGCACGCACAAAGTAGATGTAGTCGGTTTCCTTGGACGAACGCAGCTGGGTGGAAACCCATTCAGGCTCGCGTCCGTCCACGGTGAGGACCGCTGTGTTGAGGACGCGGTCATCGCCGCAGTAGATCCCCTGCGCGCCGTTGTGGCGGATCTGCCCGTGGGCGTCGGACCACGCCTGGATGGGCGCGCTGAAAACGCCGGAAAGGTTGTGCAGGTATGGCTGTTCAGAGGCCACGGTGAGACAACTCCTCGTTCTGCTGGGTTGGGTGCGGAGGCTGGCGTCCGCATTACCGGGCGTGAACCTGGGCGCGCACATCTGATCGGTCAAATTGCGCGGTTAAATTTTCTCACACGTTACGGAGGGATGGAAAAGTCCGGCATTGCTGGCCGGTGCTTGCCCGTGCTGGTGCCGGGAGCCCGGTGACCTTGGCCACCAACGGTGGCCGCCCGGCGTCGGGCGTTGCTAGGCTGGAATCAAGGTTCCCCTCCGGAACCTCCGGACGACGGTTCAGTACCCGGCACGCGACAAGACTGGCCAAAGGATCCGTCATGTCGTGGTTAATCCTCCTCCTCTCCGGGGCGCTCGAGGCCGTGTGGGCCGCAGCGCTGCACCGGACCTCCCGGGCAAAAGGCCGCCGGCGGGTGCTGCCCGTGGCCGTCTTCCTCGTTTCGGTCATCGCGAGCACCGGCGGACTCGCCATCGCCATGCAGTCCATCCCCACAGGCACCGCTTATGCGGTGTGGGTTGGCGTGGGCGTGGTGCTGACCTCGGCCTACGCGATCATCACCAAGGTGGAACGCGCGACGGCGGCGCGGCTGCTGCTGCTCGCCGGGATCGCCGCGTGCGTGGTTGGCCTTAAGGTGGTGGCGTGATGCTTGGGAACTCCGCCGGCGCCTGGCTGGTCTTGCTTGCCTCCGCCGTGCTGGAAGCCGTCTGGGCCAC
This genomic window from Arthrobacter sp. 24S4-2 contains:
- a CDS encoding HutD family protein, which codes for MEIIRYAELRAEPWRNAGGVTRELASHPKAASAQNGAWDWRVSIAEVSKAGAFSAFPGMERVLTVIDGELLLLTVDGAEHPLEKYRPFRFSGEAETASALPTGDIRDLNVITRNGAFKGYTSIIELSKKRAHPVFEGQLGILLQGQATVSPGTAGDSAAADSAGAGDTGATDSGTPEAAPAPGEPATLGRYDAVVGSDSRTPEILGRGFLAVVSIDRVTG
- a CDS encoding glycogen debranching N-terminal domain-containing protein, giving the protein MASEQPYLHNLSGVFSAPIQAWSDAHGQIRHNGAQGIYCGDDRVLNTAVLTVDGREPEWVSTQLRSSKETDYIYFVRAEAEVADPLLSLVRTRTADSGRIRPGEDTESLTGCSGRVAETLRLESAMREPVALTVRLSLGADNTTMEDIKQGFRDGGSVEPAGTTWSWRDMDTTLALTASKGAVSIHGSKVTIEWSVEVLPGVPVELAWAVDLTDADSPMLAADGEPIAAPASDDPRLHRLLERSVSDLNSLRLAHYSHPNDTFLAAGAPWFFTMFGRDSIIAARMLLPVNTAIAGGTLRALAGRQGTETDHTTAVQPGKILHEVRRTVLTMAESGQALRLPPVYYGTIDATPLWICLLHDAWKAGMPDAEVEELLPNLQDALEWLRDHGDLDGDGFLEYLDASGQGLVNQGWKDSGDAIRWHDGSLAKGPIALAEVQAYAYEAAVVGAKLLDTFGRPGAAEWRNYAAGMAERFRAQFWCEDDLGPYPALALDAEKKPVDGVTSNMGHLLGTGILNEEEQQIVVRRVMDPTMFSGYGVRTLSTTNGGYWPTRYHAGAVWSHDTALIISGMLADGFPGEAAQLAAGLLNVAEANDWRLPELFGGHGSDTMRTPVPFPASCRPQAWASASSVVIAAALTPAGPEQEKLPQPSGAVATR
- a CDS encoding multidrug efflux SMR transporter yields the protein MSWLILLLSGALEAVWAAALHRTSRAKGRRRVLPVAVFLVSVIASTGGLAIAMQSIPTGTAYAVWVGVGVVLTSAYAIITKVERATAARLLLLAGIAACVVGLKVVA